In Nitrospirota bacterium, the genomic stretch GCAGGCCGTTGCCAGGAAGTACTTCGGCGCAGCCAATAAAACGGTGGGCATCCTGCTGCCCGCAAAGTCCGGGAAACCGGAGAAAAAGGATAAGGAATGAACCGGAGCTTCACCTGTTTACGGTATATGGTCTTCCTCCTGCTGATGCCTGCGCTGATCTTCACGCCGGTTGTCGGCGGCACGTCTCATGCCTTCTCCCTGGATGTCGACAAGCGAGTGGCCCCCAACGGCCTGCCGGTGCTCCAGGTCGAGCGGCATAACATCCCCGTGGTCATGGTGACGCTCCTGGTAAAGGCCTCTCCGCTGAGCGAGCCCGCGGACAAGGCGGGGGTCGCTTACCTCACCTCGAAGATGCTCACCGAGGGAACGGCCAAGCGGAGCGCAGCAAAGATCAGCGAGGACATAGAGTTCCTCGGCGCTTCCCTCGATGCATCGACCACGCACGATTTTACGACCATATCCCTTTCGGTGCTGAAAAAAGATGTCGATAAGGGGTTCGAGCTCTTCTCGGACATTCTCCTGAACCCCGTCTTCCGCGAGGATGAGCTCAACCGGAAGAAGGCGCTCATCACCGGCGCGCTGCGGCAGCGGGAAGAAGACCCCGCATTCGTGGCAGGACGGGCCTTTATCAAAGAGGTCTTCGGAGCACACGCCTACGGAAGGCTGGTCGAGGGCAGCATCGAGAGCGTAGGCCGCATACAGCGGGACGACGTGCTCGACTTCTACCGCGCCAACTACTGCCCGGACAACGCGATCCTCTCGGTCGTGGGCGACCTCACCCCGCAGGAGCTGAACGCACTGGTCGGAAAATACCTTGCCGGCCCTTCCGGATGGAAGAGGACCTGCCCTGCCCCGCAGAAGGTGTCGGGCAACGGGAACGCCGGAACCGCCCCGTCAATGATGCCGTTTGCGCCTGCGGGCTTGCGTATCGTGCCCATCGACCGCGACATTTCCCAGGCGAATATCGTGCTCGGCCATCTCGGCATCGCCCGGAGCGATCCCGATTACTATGCGGTGCAGGTGATGAACTATATCCTCGGCGGCGGCGGGTTCGCCTCCCGGCTGATGCGCGTCGTCAGGGATGAGCGGGGCCTGACCTACGGCATCAACAGCTCCTTCATCGGCAACAAGGAGCCGGGGCAGTTCGAGGTCGAGGTCCAGACGAAGAGCGCCTCCGCCGGAGCGGTGATCGACGAGATCGTCCGCCAGATGGAGCAGATACGGACCGGCGAGGTGACGGACCAGGAGCTGAGCGATGCGAAGGCCTATCTCACCGGCAGCTTTCCGCGGCGCTTCGAGACGAGCAGGAGGATCGCCGACTTCCTGGCAGCAGCCCGGTTCTACAATTTAGGCGACGACTACATACAGAAGTATCCCGACTACATCGAGAGCGTGACGAAAGAGGATGTGCAGCGGGTTGCGAAGAAGTTTCTCCATCCCGACCGCTATGTGCTGGTCGTGGTGGGCAACCAGAAGCAGGTCGAGCTACCGCAGCCGCAGCCGCCCCAGGAGGTCCGCTAGCTCGGCTATCGAGAGCTGGCCCGGCGCCGAGGGTTTCGTAACGTAACCGTACGTAAGCAGCGATCCGAAGAGAAAACCGAGGACCCGCGACGGCAGACCCGCCTCGCCCATCGACATGGTGATCATCCCCTCGTCCCGGTGCTTCAGCGTGAAGAGCAGCAGCCGCAGCATATCTTCTTTTCCCTGCGCCATTGCAGCGATCTTGATGATGTCCACGCCCTGCCGCCTCCCCTTCTCCACGAGTGCATCGAGCGCCGCCTCATCCGGGGTGGCGTCGAAGTGGTGAGAGGAACCGATGAGTTGTTTACCTTCCGAACGACAGAGCTCTTTTACCCTGATAAGCACGTCTGCGGCATTGATCTCCACATCCGCTGCATCGGCGAGCGGCAGGATACCGCGGTAGACGCTCACCCGGTCGTGAATCTCCCGCTGCCCTCCCTCGCGGGTATCGCGTACCGTAGCGATGAGGGGTTTGCCGAACTTGGCACGGGCGGTCTTGAATACTGCGGCCAGGTGTTCCGGCGCTATCGATCCGAACATATCGACCCGCAGCTCGACGAGATCGGCAGGAGCGACCGCAGCGGCGCCCACTGCCTCCACGTCGGCATCCGTCAGGGCGACGGCAATGCGCGGCAGGTCGCCGAGGGGGACGGCGCCGATAGATCGCTCCCTGAACGCTCTTTCCATGCCGAGATTATACCGGCTCACAAGAGCGAAAGACAACGCCCGTGCTCCTCCGCAGAGGGGTAAAGGGGCCTTTCGGACGCGGGATCGTGCTATAATTGAAGCCATCATGATGGTCTGTCCCTCATATCTTTCCTTTATCCTCTATAACCCGATACGGAAGGCCCTCACCGACAGGGAGAAGGTCCTGGATGAGTCGGCAGTTACGCCGGCATCGGTGGTGCTCGAGGTCGGGGCCGGCAACGGCTTTCTCACCGAGGCGATCGCCGGGCGGGCGAAAAAGGTCTATGCGGTCGAGCTGCAGGCCGGGATGATCAGGAAGCTCAGCAAGAGGATGCGCCGGTTCGGCGACAAGGTCGAGATCATCCGGTGCGATATTGCGGCCTGCTCTTTCGACCGGGAACCTGCCGACGTCGTGATGCTCTACTACGTCTTCCACGAGGTGAGCGACCAGCCCGCCGCCGCCGTCACCATCGTCAACTCCCTGAAGACAGAAGGCGTCGTCTCGATCTACGAGCCGACCGTCGAGGTGCGGCGAGCGGCGTTCGAGAGGACGATCCGGCTCTTCGAGGAAGCGGGCTGCACGAGAGAGCTCGAGCGCCACGGCGCCTTTACCCGCTTCGTGCGGCTCAGGAAGCAGCGCGGGCACTAGGTCCTGCACGAGAAGCCCGGGCCTTTGGAGTTTATCTCCCGAGTTTTGCTATTATAGAAGATATGGGCGGTTAGCTCAGCTGGGAGAGCATCACGTTCGCAACGTGGGGGCCGGGGGTTCGAATCCCCTACCGTCCATTTCCCCCCTCCTTATCATTCAGTGAAGTATAGCCCTCGTGTCCCTTATGCTTCATGCGGTCCGTCCTGGTCATCTCCGTGTGGCGCCAGCTGTGTTGAATGAGAGCTGGTAATGCCCTACAATCATCCTATGAGGTGGCGGGGAGGCAGGACATCTCGGGGAATACTGCCGAACGCCTTCCCTGCACGGTGTGATCGTACTCTTCGAGACGGAGGTGATGCATGATGGCTCCGGGGCGATGTGACGCCTACAATCCTTTTGCCTGGTTCTACGACAGGCACTTCGATTTCCGCGAGCAGGCGCTCTTCATACTCGAGAGACTCCTGTTTCCGCTCCTGTCTCCGGGCAGCCGCATCCTCGATCTCTGCTGCGGCACGGGACATCTGGCGCAGACGCTTGCATCCCGCGGCTTCAGGGTGACCGGGATCGACGGCTCCGCAGCAATGCTCGCCTATGCAAGGCAGAGGATGCCCGGCAGCGAGTTCATTACGGCGGATGCGCGTGCTTTCAGGACATCATCGACCTTCGAGGCCGTTGTCTCGATGTTCGACAGTATGAACCACATCCTCACCGCAGAGGAACTGGGCATGGTATTCAGGAATGTCTTCGCCTCGCTGGGAAAGAGGGGCTCGTTCCTCTTCGATCTGAATATGGAAGAGGCATTCACGACCCAGTGGCACAAGTCCTCGTCAATCGTCGGGAATGACAATGTCTGCGTCATCAGCGGCGGCTACGACCCCGCCGAAAAGATCGGCACCACCCGGCTCACCCTGTTTCTCCTGGAAGAGCAGTGGACGCGGTCCGATGTCACCCTTTACCAGAAGTGCCACTCGCCGGAAGAGGTGTCGTCCGCACTGGAACGGGCGGGCTTCAAAGAAATCGAGCAGTATGATGCCGGAAGGGAGCTGGAGATGCCGGGACATCTCGCCACCGGCAGGACGGTATTCCTCGCCAGGAAGTGAGGCGGCGAACCCGTCAACAAACCGTCGCCGAACCGTCATTAAACGGAGCAGCCCGGCAGGGAGGTCACGGCAGGCGGCGTGAGATAGGCGTCCTGATTCCGGCAAGACCGGGCATCCGCAGCGAGCAGCAGGGAATTCCTTGCAAGCAATGGGGTTGTGGTATGATATTTGCAGATTCAGGGCAACGACCGGGAGCGATGGACCTCTCGTCAGAGGAAGCAACTGTTCTCGTAACAGTACGGAAAAGGGTTACCTCATGAGCTCCATTCTGATTGTCGATGATGAGCCGTTGATTCTCTACGGGCTCGCCAAGGTGCTCCGCGTGAGTTGCAGCGAGGTGACGACCGCAGGCGGCGCAAAGAGCGCGCTCCGCGAGATCGATACGCATCGCTTCGACCTCTGTCTCATCGATATCCACCTCCCTGACGGCAGCGGCATCGATATCGCAAGACGCATCAGGGAGAGCTCTCCCACGACCAAAGTGATCATCATGAGCGGGAGAGAGCCGGATGACCAGGCACGCGCATTCATCGACCGGCACTCCCTTGCCGTTCTCACCAAACCCTTCGATCTCGCCCCGGTCAAAGCGCTCGTACTGCAGGCGCTCGCGGCGGCAGGCCCTGCAACAGAGAAGCGGCGGTCCCGGCGCACCCCCTTCCTTGCCGGAGACGACTGCGCGATCAGCGTCATCGATCCTCTCGTGAGCCCCCAGTGGACATCCGTACAAGCCGACATTATCGATATCAGCGACGGCGGGATCGGCATGGCGGCCTCCCGCCGCCTCGACTGCGGCTGCATCCTGAGACTCTCCGGCATAGGCCATGCCGCCGGGGTCGTCCGCTGGGTGATATGCCATGACACCGGCAGCGCCTGCCGTTACGGCGTCCAGTTC encodes the following:
- a CDS encoding pitrilysin family protein, with the protein product MNRSFTCLRYMVFLLLMPALIFTPVVGGTSHAFSLDVDKRVAPNGLPVLQVERHNIPVVMVTLLVKASPLSEPADKAGVAYLTSKMLTEGTAKRSAAKISEDIEFLGASLDASTTHDFTTISLSVLKKDVDKGFELFSDILLNPVFREDELNRKKALITGALRQREEDPAFVAGRAFIKEVFGAHAYGRLVEGSIESVGRIQRDDVLDFYRANYCPDNAILSVVGDLTPQELNALVGKYLAGPSGWKRTCPAPQKVSGNGNAGTAPSMMPFAPAGLRIVPIDRDISQANIVLGHLGIARSDPDYYAVQVMNYILGGGGFASRLMRVVRDERGLTYGINSSFIGNKEPGQFEVEVQTKSASAGAVIDEIVRQMEQIRTGEVTDQELSDAKAYLTGSFPRRFETSRRIADFLAAARFYNLGDDYIQKYPDYIESVTKEDVQRVAKKFLHPDRYVLVVVGNQKQVELPQPQPPQEVR
- the aroD gene encoding type I 3-dehydroquinate dehydratase, with amino-acid sequence MSFALVSRYNLGMERAFRERSIGAVPLGDLPRIAVALTDADVEAVGAAAVAPADLVELRVDMFGSIAPEHLAAVFKTARAKFGKPLIATVRDTREGGQREIHDRVSVYRGILPLADAADVEINAADVLIRVKELCRSEGKQLIGSSHHFDATPDEAALDALVEKGRRQGVDIIKIAAMAQGKEDMLRLLLFTLKHRDEGMITMSMGEAGLPSRVLGFLFGSLLTYGYVTKPSAPGQLSIAELADLLGRLRLR
- a CDS encoding class I SAM-dependent methyltransferase; the protein is MMVCPSYLSFILYNPIRKALTDREKVLDESAVTPASVVLEVGAGNGFLTEAIAGRAKKVYAVELQAGMIRKLSKRMRRFGDKVEIIRCDIAACSFDREPADVVMLYYVFHEVSDQPAAAVTIVNSLKTEGVVSIYEPTVEVRRAAFERTIRLFEEAGCTRELERHGAFTRFVRLRKQRGH
- a CDS encoding methyltransferase domain-containing protein; its protein translation is MMAPGRCDAYNPFAWFYDRHFDFREQALFILERLLFPLLSPGSRILDLCCGTGHLAQTLASRGFRVTGIDGSAAMLAYARQRMPGSEFITADARAFRTSSTFEAVVSMFDSMNHILTAEELGMVFRNVFASLGKRGSFLFDLNMEEAFTTQWHKSSSIVGNDNVCVISGGYDPAEKIGTTRLTLFLLEEQWTRSDVTLYQKCHSPEEVSSALERAGFKEIEQYDAGRELEMPGHLATGRTVFLARK
- a CDS encoding response regulator; the protein is MSSILIVDDEPLILYGLAKVLRVSCSEVTTAGGAKSALREIDTHRFDLCLIDIHLPDGSGIDIARRIRESSPTTKVIIMSGREPDDQARAFIDRHSLAVLTKPFDLAPVKALVLQALAAAGPATEKRRSRRTPFLAGDDCAISVIDPLVSPQWTSVQADIIDISDGGIGMAASRRLDCGCILRLSGIGHAAGVVRWVICHDTGSACRYGVQFI